Within the Halichoerus grypus chromosome 2, mHalGry1.hap1.1, whole genome shotgun sequence genome, the region ttaaagagagaaataaaaggtcTCAGGTGGATATATATTCTAGCATTTATTGCAAAACAAAGTTGAGTTCCCAATCTGGGAAAATAACAAGACAGAGTCATTTTACagctctttgggggaaaaaaaaaatccctctttgGGCAGGGTGGTGGAGGGGAGCCTTTCTTGATAAGTTGGGGTCACCTGCCCACTTACTGTGACCATTCTTTTTCCGTGGTTACAGAGGTGGTTTCTGAGCTGGGAAAGTCCTCAGCTTATGTTGGGTCCTTGTTTCCCCAGGGTTTTGTggggagaactttttttttttaagtaagctctgcacccagtgttggggcttgaactcacaaccccaagatcaagagtcacatgctctaccaactgagccagtgaggcacccggagaactttttaaaaagtgcatacTCAGACGAAAAGCCCAACACCCTAAAAAACCTCCCACTAGGTAGGTCTGTGGTCTCTGCCCCACTTATGTGCATGGACATATAGTTGGTCTTGCTGGAGCTAGCCAGCATCGGGGAAGGTTGCTCCTTCAGAAGTCCGTACTGAACTCTTAGTTTTTTGCTACCATTCCCTCTGAAACTTATAGTGACAAGTACTTTGAGGGTCCCTCTGGATAAGACCCCCAAACCAAACTCCCCTCTAGCAAGCTGCAAAAGGCCAGGCGCAAAAACCAGGAAATAACGTGCAGGAGAGAGGAGATGGGGCCTGCCCACGTTGGAAGGCCGGGCTCCAACTTTGACTCTGTAGAGAGTGCGCTGTATAAGCTTGGGCCTCCGTTTCCCCCGCGAACTGCAGATATGAAGAGGGCTGCAGCCCAACCCTGTGATTTTCCAGTTGTTTTCGAATTCACTGTCTCTGAGAGAGAAACCGTGCCCCCCTCCTTTGTCATGCAGCCGAGCAAGTGAATCTGCGCGGGGTGCTGTCAGGCCCTGGCTCCGCCCCCGGACCACGCGCTGCCTGCGGGGCGTGAGCAGTAGTACTTGTTCACCACGTGCCTGCACTGCTCACACCGGACCGTGCAGCACCACTGGAATTTGCAGTTGCAGCTGCTGAGAGCCTCGGCTCTTCTCTCCTCCACCTGCAGGCCACACTCGGTGCACAAGCGCCCGCAGCTGCGTTGCTCCCACCGAGACGCGGTGTGGTTGTTCTGCAGACACTCCCGACCTTCTGTGCCAGAGACGCCCAGGCTGGAGTTGCGGGTACAGTAGTCTGGCGATTCCTCTAAAAAGATCAGCTCAGCCTCTGCGCTGGGAAGGAAGGCCTCCGTGGGTGCCCAGCGGCCCTCAGCGCTGTTGCCCACCCTCAGCTGCCGCTTATCCATCTCAATTTTCAGGGCCCGGTCATACTTGGCCTTCAGGTAGTCCCCCATCTCCCGGAAGTCAGCCAGCTGCAGCCAGCATGTCTGGATGCTGCAACTCCCGGAGATGCCATGGCATTTGCAGGTCCTTCTCATGATGGCTCTCACTGCcttcagggagagaaagagagaaggattCTGGGTAGGGAAGACCGAAGGCTAGCAACCAAATGGGATATTTTAAAGTTGTGCTGCTTAACTTTGGAGGAGCATCAGAATTACGGGGGAGGCCTGTGAAAAACGCtattcctgggccccacctcagATCTTCTCAGCTGGAGTGTTCAGGGGTGGAAGCGCCTTGGTAAGGGTAGTTTTAAAGCGCCCTTGGGTA harbors:
- the WNT8A gene encoding protein Wnt-8a translates to MGDLFMLRVAVGICFATFTVSAWSVNNFLVTGPKAYLTYTTSVALGAQSGIEECKFQFAWERWNCPENALQLSTHNRLRSATRETSFIHAISSAGVMYTITKNCSMGDFENCGCDESKNGKTGGHGWIWGGCSDNVEFGERISKLFVDSLEKGKDARALMNLHNNRAGRLAVRAIMRRTCKCHGISGSCSIQTCWLQLADFREMGDYLKAKYDRALKIEMDKRQLRVGNSAEGRWAPTEAFLPSAEAELIFLEESPDYCTRNSSLGVSGTEGRECLQNNHTASRWEQRSCGRLCTECGLQVEERRAEALSSCNCKFQWCCTVRCEQCRHVVNKYYCSRPAGSAWSGGGARA